A genomic region of Persephonella marina EX-H1 contains the following coding sequences:
- a CDS encoding tetratricopeptide repeat protein, which produces MRETVDKRFRNKRLISDLELAGLFVTVLTVLFLLFPKEKLMQYAKPENYNLLSKENIFLSIKYLEEIIKNYPEYADLKMLLIKKYIQVGDLKKADILLSDYIKQKGYSQTVVILKFDIMKFEAFSYPENSTERKRKLEELRKFLRENIKFIKNRSYLEYLFREAVALNDPVSAREIAYMLSVSKVKDQSFYLEKLLQLSIATEDYRKAVLALKKLISIKPEKSAYYMEKLAEIEFHIGRYLDALKHYEILIRVEKNYRKKLDYVEKAARISIFMKRYRKASYLYLKGMKIAKTYREKNIYFRKALKTLQSGNMVKEATKLIRRYGFRFIKDKKTAKLMIKIALQADDAELARKLSLSVLEEMR; this is translated from the coding sequence TTGAGGGAGACTGTAGATAAAAGATTTAGAAATAAAAGACTGATCTCTGATTTAGAGCTTGCAGGACTTTTTGTAACAGTTCTGACAGTTCTGTTCCTTCTCTTTCCTAAGGAGAAACTGATGCAGTATGCAAAACCGGAAAACTACAACCTTCTATCAAAGGAAAATATATTCCTGAGTATAAAATATCTGGAAGAGATAATAAAAAACTATCCTGAGTATGCTGATCTGAAGATGCTACTGATAAAAAAGTATATACAGGTAGGAGATCTTAAAAAAGCTGATATTCTGCTTAGTGATTATATAAAACAGAAGGGATACAGCCAGACTGTTGTCATCCTGAAGTTTGATATAATGAAGTTTGAGGCTTTCTCCTATCCTGAAAATTCAACAGAACGTAAAAGAAAACTTGAGGAATTAAGGAAATTTCTGAGGGAAAATATCAAGTTCATAAAGAACAGATCATACCTTGAGTATCTCTTCAGGGAAGCTGTAGCTCTTAATGATCCAGTATCTGCAAGGGAGATAGCTTATATGCTGTCTGTCTCTAAGGTGAAGGATCAGTCATTTTACCTTGAAAAACTTTTACAGCTCTCCATAGCAACAGAGGATTACAGAAAGGCTGTTCTCGCATTAAAAAAGCTTATAAGTATAAAACCTGAAAAGTCAGCCTATTATATGGAAAAACTTGCAGAGATAGAGTTTCATATAGGCAGATACTTAGATGCTTTAAAACATTACGAGATACTCATAAGAGTAGAGAAAAACTACAGGAAAAAGCTTGATTACGTGGAGAAGGCAGCCAGAATATCCATCTTCATGAAAAGATACAGGAAGGCATCATACCTTTATCTGAAAGGTATGAAAATAGCAAAAACATACAGAGAAAAAAATATATACTTCAGAAAAGCATTAAAAACTCTCCAGTCAGGGAATATGGTAAAAGAGGCGACAAAACTGATAAGAAGATACGGATTCAGGTTTATAAAGGATAAGAAAACCGCAAAACTGATGATAAAGATAGCCCTTCAGGCAGATGATGCTGAGCTTGCAAGAAAGCTCTCACTATCCGTATTAGAGGAAATGAGATGA
- the pelG gene encoding exopolysaccharide Pel transporter PelG: MAGIGFELRKILEKGDILSLLKAYGYSAVISSGPWIISIISIVVSGYISYPFIKNKHDLMAFMVSITYLLALSLIFTGFFQFYFSRYIADRLFEKRFEKVLPNIMGMLLLVLTTAFLFISPAFFIFKDQGALYSVTFVFTFLVLSGVWILNIVLTALKNYRFIVFSFFIAYTFTISSVLVLSIAGSGLDGLLISFMGGQIILFFLLLGLIIYSFESDKLVEFDFLDRKKIYPSLIFTGFFYNLGIWVDKFIFWFHPDTGEKVIGVLRNSILYDLPIFLAYLAIVPGMAVFLLRLETEFAEKYDSYYDAVRGGATFDAIKKRHIEMIDTARTSLFEVFRIQTIVILIIFLFSEPIFRILNFPVFYIPLFHIDLVGTGLQLFFMSLLAISFYLDKRKAVLMLTFLFFVLNMVFTFISIEMGIMFFGYGFALSLLVSSVVALYMLRKDFERLNYETFMLQ; this comes from the coding sequence GTGGCAGGAATCGGTTTTGAGCTGAGAAAGATCCTGGAAAAAGGGGACATTCTATCCCTTCTAAAAGCATACGGATACTCTGCTGTGATCAGCTCAGGACCATGGATAATATCCATCATAAGTATCGTTGTTTCAGGATATATAAGCTATCCCTTCATAAAAAATAAACATGACCTTATGGCTTTTATGGTAAGTATCACATACCTTCTTGCACTCAGTCTTATATTTACAGGATTTTTCCAGTTTTACTTTTCAAGGTATATCGCTGACAGGCTTTTTGAAAAAAGGTTTGAAAAGGTTCTTCCAAACATTATGGGTATGCTTTTACTCGTCCTCACCACAGCATTTTTATTTATATCCCCAGCCTTCTTTATATTTAAAGATCAGGGAGCCCTTTACAGCGTTACATTTGTTTTTACATTCCTCGTACTATCTGGAGTCTGGATACTGAATATAGTTCTTACAGCTTTAAAGAACTACAGATTTATAGTTTTTTCATTTTTTATCGCCTATACATTTACAATAAGCTCAGTACTTGTTCTGAGTATAGCAGGATCAGGTCTTGACGGTCTCCTCATATCATTTATGGGTGGACAGATAATACTGTTTTTCCTCTTACTTGGACTTATCATATACAGCTTTGAGTCTGACAAACTTGTTGAGTTTGATTTTTTAGACAGAAAAAAGATATACCCGTCCCTTATCTTTACAGGATTTTTCTACAACCTCGGCATATGGGTAGACAAGTTTATATTCTGGTTTCATCCTGACACAGGAGAGAAGGTTATAGGTGTGCTGAGAAACTCAATACTTTACGATCTGCCTATATTCCTTGCATATCTTGCTATCGTTCCGGGAATGGCGGTTTTTCTCCTCAGACTTGAGACGGAGTTTGCAGAGAAGTACGACAGCTATTATGATGCCGTTAGAGGTGGTGCAACATTTGATGCTATAAAGAAAAGACATATTGAGATGATTGATACAGCGAGAACATCCCTTTTTGAGGTTTTCAGGATTCAGACGATAGTCATTCTTATCATCTTTCTTTTCAGTGAGCCTATTTTCAGAATTTTAAATTTCCCCGTTTTTTATATACCTCTATTTCATATAGATCTTGTGGGAACAGGTCTCCAGCTTTTCTTCATGTCATTACTTGCTATATCCTTCTATCTTGATAAAAGGAAAGCTGTTCTTATGCTGACATTCCTTTTCTTTGTTCTAAATATGGTCTTTACATTTATATCCATTGAGATGGGAATAATGTTTTTCGGGTATGGCTTTGCCCTTTCATTACTTGTCTCCTCTGTTGTTGCTCTCTATATGCTCAGAAAAGATTTTGAGAGGTTGAATTATGAGACATTCATGCTTCAGTAA
- a CDS encoding bifunctional glycoside hydrolase 114/ polysaccharide deacetylase family protein has protein sequence MRHSCFSKILLILVLFINAFGNEKTAVCFYYDHSPPEEMFYLCDYLVVDPSHNIEKKGHSKLLAYVSLEEGESYRDYFKDIKDEWVIGKNIHWKTVILDLRNEEYQKFLIKRVFNRLKDYDGFFLDTLDSYQIALKDKRSKAEYQDALVGFIKRLKNLYPDKEIIINRGFEIVKRVEDTVDAVAVESLFYGLDPGSMDYRPVPEKDRRWILEKLSSIKLPVIVIDYLPPKEKKKALEISKKIQEKGFIPWIIDKDLKTFGTSYFQFIPRKVLILYDGKAVKKEYSAAHRLGSLVFEYLGYIPVLWDINRGLPDGYTVDRYAGIVVWLQSQTVENYQDFYRWVRKKIDEGNRLVFVESFGFPLEEKYLRPLGIDIFKNRSGMFDNEKIIYKEDIFDFEAELSLEYSDLLLYPEKGRPLIKVENSKGQIYSPASITPWGGYILNGAFLKTDIEDLWVVNPFKFFKKALRLRDIPAPDTTTENGRRILFVHIDGDGFMERTEWEREKFASEIIKEKIIKIFRIPHTVSVIEGEIAPYGLYPDLSHKLEDIARQIFRLDNVEAASHSFSHPFKWEKLYDGKQNRDYSLPIKNYTFDLKREIIGSVDYINRRLLPENKKVKVFQWTGDCMPPAEAVRLTYEAGLLNINGGDTKATKKEPYLVYVSPMGIDKDGYFQVYSAMQNENIYTDEWKGPFYGYQNVIQTFELTEKPRRLKPINIYYHFYSGSKIASLKALQKVYRYALSQEVTPLYTSEWIKRVLDFRKIALGFDGKNWIVSGDGDLRTLRFDRPVDINIKESSGVVGYRKEKNRTYIHLDGSGRYLISEGKPEFPYIRDFNGIVKGFIKDKKKMKITLKSYIPAELTVYKPESCDLRIKNRDDYIVERDGYFRYIFTEKGEIIIEGDCR, from the coding sequence ATGAGACATTCATGCTTCAGTAAGATACTTCTGATACTTGTTTTATTTATAAATGCTTTTGGGAATGAAAAAACAGCTGTATGTTTTTACTACGATCACAGCCCACCTGAGGAGATGTTCTATCTGTGTGATTATCTTGTTGTTGACCCATCCCACAACATAGAGAAAAAAGGTCACTCAAAACTTTTAGCCTACGTATCACTGGAAGAAGGTGAAAGCTACAGGGATTACTTTAAGGACATTAAAGATGAGTGGGTAATAGGGAAAAACATACACTGGAAAACTGTTATACTGGATCTCAGGAATGAAGAATACCAGAAATTCCTTATAAAAAGGGTTTTCAACAGACTAAAGGATTACGACGGTTTCTTCCTTGATACACTGGACTCATACCAGATCGCTTTAAAGGATAAAAGATCAAAGGCTGAGTATCAGGATGCTCTTGTAGGTTTCATCAAGAGGCTAAAAAATCTATACCCTGACAAAGAGATAATAATAAACAGAGGCTTTGAGATAGTAAAAAGGGTTGAGGATACAGTTGATGCTGTTGCTGTTGAATCTCTTTTTTATGGACTTGATCCTGGGAGTATGGATTACAGACCTGTCCCTGAAAAAGACAGGAGATGGATTCTGGAAAAGCTCAGCTCAATCAAACTCCCTGTTATTGTTATAGATTACCTTCCACCGAAGGAGAAGAAAAAAGCTCTTGAGATCTCAAAAAAAATACAGGAGAAAGGGTTTATACCCTGGATAATAGACAAGGATCTGAAAACATTTGGAACATCATACTTCCAGTTTATACCGAGAAAGGTACTGATACTTTACGACGGAAAAGCTGTAAAAAAGGAGTACTCAGCAGCCCACAGACTCGGTTCTCTTGTTTTTGAGTATCTCGGTTATATCCCTGTTCTGTGGGATATAAACAGGGGACTTCCTGATGGATATACAGTTGACAGGTATGCGGGGATTGTTGTGTGGCTACAGTCCCAGACCGTTGAAAACTATCAGGATTTTTACAGATGGGTAAGGAAAAAGATAGATGAGGGAAACAGACTTGTTTTTGTTGAGAGTTTTGGTTTTCCACTTGAAGAAAAGTATCTCAGACCTTTAGGGATAGATATTTTCAAAAACAGATCAGGTATGTTTGATAACGAAAAGATCATATATAAGGAAGACATCTTTGATTTTGAGGCAGAACTCTCCTTAGAGTACTCTGATCTGCTTTTATATCCTGAGAAAGGAAGACCTTTAATAAAAGTAGAAAACAGTAAAGGTCAGATTTACTCCCCAGCATCAATCACACCGTGGGGAGGTTATATATTAAACGGTGCATTTTTGAAAACAGATATAGAAGACCTCTGGGTTGTAAACCCATTTAAATTCTTTAAGAAAGCTTTAAGACTGAGAGATATACCTGCACCTGACACAACTACTGAGAACGGCAGAAGGATCCTTTTTGTTCATATTGACGGCGATGGCTTTATGGAAAGAACAGAGTGGGAAAGGGAAAAATTTGCATCTGAGATCATAAAGGAAAAGATAATAAAAATCTTCAGGATACCCCACACAGTATCAGTTATAGAAGGGGAGATAGCACCTTACGGACTTTATCCTGATCTATCCCATAAACTTGAAGATATAGCAAGACAGATTTTCAGGCTTGATAATGTTGAGGCTGCAAGTCATTCCTTTTCCCATCCATTTAAATGGGAAAAACTTTACGATGGTAAACAGAACAGAGACTACTCATTGCCTATAAAAAACTACACATTTGATCTAAAAAGGGAGATCATCGGATCTGTTGATTATATAAACAGGAGACTTCTCCCTGAAAACAAAAAAGTAAAGGTGTTCCAGTGGACGGGAGACTGTATGCCACCTGCTGAAGCTGTCAGATTAACCTATGAAGCAGGTCTTCTGAATATAAACGGAGGAGATACAAAAGCTACAAAAAAAGAACCATACCTTGTTTATGTATCTCCAATGGGAATTGATAAGGATGGTTACTTTCAGGTCTATTCTGCCATGCAGAATGAAAATATATACACAGATGAGTGGAAAGGTCCATTTTACGGATACCAGAATGTTATACAGACATTTGAGCTGACTGAAAAACCAAGGAGACTCAAACCTATAAATATCTATTACCATTTTTATTCAGGATCAAAGATAGCATCATTAAAAGCCTTACAGAAGGTTTACAGGTATGCTCTTTCACAGGAGGTCACACCTTTATACACATCTGAATGGATAAAAAGAGTTCTTGATTTCAGGAAGATAGCTTTAGGTTTTGATGGTAAAAACTGGATAGTTTCAGGGGATGGTGATCTGAGAACATTAAGATTTGACAGACCTGTTGATATAAACATAAAAGAAAGCTCAGGTGTTGTTGGATACAGGAAGGAAAAAAACAGAACATACATCCATCTTGATGGATCCGGAAGGTATCTTATATCGGAAGGAAAGCCTGAATTTCCGTACATAAGGGATTTTAACGGGATAGTAAAAGGTTTCATAAAAGATAAGAAAAAAATGAAGATAACACTTAAGAGCTATATACCTGCAGAGCTTACAGTTTACAAACCGGAAAGCTGTGATCTCAGAATAAAAAACAGAGATGATTACATTGTTGAGAGAGATGGTTATTTCAGATACATATTCACAGAAAAGGGAGAGATAATAATTGAGGGAGACTGTAGATAA